The Vibrio aerogenes nucleotide sequence AGATTTACCTGCAATACGCAAAGCAAGAGATAGTCCCGCAGCACCACTTCCAATGACCAGCACATCGCACTGATGTTCCCTAGTAGCATTCATAAATTCGTTTTCCCAATAATCAGCAAGAGTATTTTTTATCCGGTTTTGTTAAGCACCGACTTACAATCAGAACTCTGATATTGCTTTCCTCTACTGGATATTTGCCTGTTTATCCTGATGAGACTGTTTATAGTTCTTAGATTTTTTGATCACCATATCAGATGGCATTCTTTTTATATGAGCAGCAAATGATTCTTGTCTGGTTCAGCGTTTTGAACTTATGATTAGTTGTCAACATTATAATTTTTGGTGGTTTAAAAAAATAAAATAACAACATATTCAACGAGTTGAGTTCTGCTCTTTTATGAAAAGAAATTTAATATCGGGGGAACTATTTTTTTTTGTAAGGGTCTCATTATACTGCTCATGTCAGCAGTGGTGTCAATACTACATTTTTGAATGTATAACCCCCTCGTGAGTGAGATGAACGGGGAGATAAATTATAGGAGTGTACGCTCGAATGCACGAGCAGTTAACCGATCAAGTATTGATTGAGCGAATTCAAAATGGCGATAAACAGGCATTTAACCTATTGGTCACGAAGTACCAAAATAAGGTTTGTAACCTGATTGCAAGGTATGTGAATAATTCAGGAGATGTCGCTGATGTTGCCCAGGAAACATTTATTAAGGCATACAGAGCTATTCCTTCGTTTCGCGGAGAAAGTGCTTTTTACACCTGGCTCTACCGGATTGCTGTAAATACTGCTAAGAATTATATAGTTGCACAGAGTCGGAGGCCTCCTGCAAATGATATTGATGCAGAAGATGCTGAATATTACGAGAACGACAATATTCTGAAAGAAATATCGAACCCCGAAAACATTACGTTGTCCAAGGAATTGAAGCGTGCTGTTTTTGCGGCGATAGATGCATTACCAGAAGATTTAAAGACCGCAATGACGTTAAGAGAACTCGATGGTCTGAGTTATGAAGAAATTGCTGCGGTGATGGATTGTCCTGTTGGAACAGTACGGTCCCGGATTTTTCGAGCACGGGAGGCAGTAGAAAAGCGGATTAGTTCGCTTTTGTAGTGTCTGACTTATCTGAATGATGGTGGATAAAATGGCTGATAAAGAAAAAATTTCGGCGCTCATGGATGGAGAACTGATCGATAAAGCGTTAATCAACGAGTTATCAGGTGATCAGGACGGGTTGAAAGTATGGCGTAATTACCATGTCATTGGTGATGTGATGCGCGGGGATTCGCTCCATAGTGAATGGGACATTGCTGAGCAGGTCTCTGTCGCACTGGAAAAAGAACCGGTACATTACCAGTTTGATAAGACTGAGAAAACAGAACATTTAGACATCACTTTTGCTGAGTCTCAGCCTTCGCCGGCACAAGCCCGAAAACAGCTTCCTGCGTGGTTGGGTCAGTTAGGACAAGTTGCCATTGCGGCTTGTGTTTCTCTGGCTGTTGTTGTCGGGGTACAGCAATATGGTGGGAGTGATACTTCAAATATTGCGGGTCATGAACAACAGCCTCCTGTACTGCAGACCATTCCACTTGCAGGGACTGCTGAACCGGTAAGTCTGACTCGGGAGTCTGTTCAAAAACATGAGTCTGAGAAACGGTATCAAACTGAAACAAATGTTCAGGAGCAGCGTCGCCGTATTAATGCAATGCTGCAGGATTATGAACTTCAGTTAAAATTAAATAGTGAAAATTCTAATCATTCTAGTGGTCACTAAGAGTTAGTTATTGAATGAAAAAATTTCTGGTCAGTGTTGTTGCGCTGTTCAGCTTGAGTACATCGATGGCCTTTGCTGATGATTTGTCAGCAGAGGCTTTGTTACTTCAGATGAATCGCGCCAGTCAAGAACTTAATTACGAACTTTCCTATATTCTGATCAAAAAGAATGGTATTGAGCCATTGCTTTATCGTCATGCTGTGAGTGAATCAGAATCCCTGGCACATTTAATTTATTTAAGTGGTCCTGTCCGGGAAGTCATTCGTCGTGGAAGCGAAGTCAGCTATATTGAACCCGGAATTGAACCCTTCACCATTGAATCCGGTCAAATGGTGGCGCCGGTCATTCCTTTACTAAACAGCAACATTCAACACCTGAGTCATTTCTATGATTATGTGAAAATAGGGCGGGGCAGAGAAGCGGGTACGTCTTGTCTGGTTGTGCGCGTCGTTCCTAAAGACGGTTTGCGCTATTCGTATGTGCTCTGGGTCGATGAAAGAAGCCATTTACCTTTGAGGGCCGATTTAGTTGACCGCGATGGTGAGATATTAGAGCAGTACCGGACAATTTCTTATTCTGTCAGCGATAAACTTATTGCTGTGATGAATAATCTGAAAAAAGTCCAGCTACCCGGTGTTTTATCTTTGCCGGAAAATAAAATGAAGAAAAGTTTCTGGCAGGTGACGTGGGTCCCGGCTGGATTCGTTGCAAAAGAATTGAATCGTTATCGTATGGCGGTGACGAAAAAGGTGGTCGAAAGCCAGCTATTCTCTGATGGTTTATTTAGTTTCTCTGTCTATATTTCAGATAAGGATAATTATTCTCTGAAGAATCAGTTGATTCGGCAAGGAAGAAGAACATTGCATAGTCTGGTAATTGGTCATAATGAAATATCTGTGATTGGTGATATACCACCGGAGACTGCAAAACGAATCGCGAAATCTGTCGCATTTCAAAAGACAGGAGTGAAGTCGCCATGATGACTGCTTTGGCAACAGTTTCTGATGTTCATCCCTCAAAAAATGGATATGAGGTGAAACTGCGTTGTGAACAGCAAACAAGCTGTAGCCATTGTGCATCTTCTTCAAGCTGTGGTACCGGTGTCGTATCTAAAGCTGTTGGCAACAAGAGTCTGAGCTGGTCTCTGGAAACTCAGCAAAAGCTTGAACCAGGCCAAATGGTGGAGATTGGCTTACCTGAGAAAAGTTTATTACAATCTGCGTTGATCGTTTATCTTTTTCCCCTGCTGATGCTGATTACCGGGACTTTTGCAGGGGAATTTATTGTCTCGCCATTTTTTCATCATAGTGAGCCCTCCGTTATTCTGACATCGGTCGGTTTTATTGTTTCCGGTGTATTTCTTTCGAGATTAATGTCAAAGCGACTTGAAGCACGAACCCTGAATGAAGTGACCTTGCTGCGTGTTTTGGGGGAATCTATTCTGTAAATTAAATCAGAAATTGATTTTAGGGTGCGAATCTATTTTAAATTCGGTAAAATCGCCCAACTTTACTGGAATAGCACTGTGGCAATACACAGTCCATTCTTTTTCTTTCACAACTGTAAGAGTTTATTCACCCATAATTCTATGAAGCACATTCGCAACTTTTCGATTATCGCCCATATTGATCATGGAAAATCAACCCTGTCTGATCGCTTGATTCAGGTTTGTGGTGGTTTGAGTGATCGTGAAATGGCCGAGCAGGTTCTTGATTCGATGGATCTGGAGCGGGAACGTGGTATCACTATTAAAGCACAGAGTGTGACACTGAACTACAAAGCTAAAGATGGTGAAACCTATCAGCTCAATTTCATTGATACACCGGGACATGTGGATTTTTCATATGAAGTTTCCCGTTCTCTGGCTGCTTGTGAAGGTGCTTTGCTGGTGGTCGATGCCGGACAGGGAGTTGAAGCTCAGACGCTGGCGAACTGTTATACGGCAATCGAAATGGATCTGGAAGTTGTTCCGATTCTGAATAAGATTGATTTGCCTGCCGCTGAACCGGAACGTGTTGCTGAAGAAATTGAAGATATCGTTGGGATTGATGCAATTGACGCGGTGAAATGTTCTGCGAAAACCGGCGTCGGTGTAGAAGATGTGCTGGAGAAGATTGTTTCGGACATACCACCGCCTGAAGGTGATGAAAACAGTACGCTGCAAGCTTTAATTATTGATTCCTGGTTTGATAATTATCTGGGTGTTGTTTCTTTGGTACGGATTAAAAATGGTGTGCTGAAGAAAAATGACAAAATTAAGGTGATGAGTACAGGTCAGATCTGGGGCGTTGATCGTTTGGGTATATTTACGCCTAAACAAGAAGATACAACAGCGCTGAAAACCGGTGAAGTGGGTTGGGTTGTCTGTGGAATCAAAGATATTCTTGGTGCGCCAGTCGGTGATACGCTGACGTTAGCCAAAAATGGTTGTGAAACGGCATTACCCGGATTTCAGAAAGTTAAACCTCAGGTTTACGCTGGCTTGTTTCCTGTCTCTTCGGATGATTATGAAAACTTCCGGGATGCTCTGGGTAAGCTGAGCCTGAATGATGCTTCACTATTTTATGAGCCTGAAACGTCTGCTGCGCTTGGGTTTGGTTTCCGTTGTGGTTTCCTTGGCATGTTGCACATGGAAATTATTCAGGAGCGGCTGGAACGTGAATACGATCTGGATCTAATTACCACGGCGCCGACGGTTGTCTATGAAGTTGAAAATACAGACGGTTCAACAATTTATGTTGATAGCCCGGCAAAGCTGCCAGCTGTGAATGATATTCATGAAATTCGTGAACCGATTTCCCGCTGTAATATCTTAGTGCCGTCTGATTATCTGGGGAATGTGATTACTCTCTGTGTTGAAAAACGCGGTGTTCAGGTCGATATGGTTTATCACGGTAATCAGGTTGCTCTGACTTATGATATACCAATGGCTGAAGTGGTACTGGACTTCTTTGATCGTCTGAAATCTACATCCCGTGGTTATGCGTCACTTGATTATTCTTTCCAGCGATTTGAAGCGTCAGACATGGTGCGCGTTGATGTCATGCTCAATGGTGATCGTGTGGATGCGCTGGCAATCATTACACATAAAGAACAGGCGCAATCACGTGGTCGTCTGCTGGTCGAAAAAATGAAAGAGTTCATTCCGCGCCAAATGTTTGATATTGCGATTCAGGCTGCAATCGGAAATCACATTATTGCCCGTTCGACTGTGAAGCAGTTAAGAAAGAATGTATTAGCAAAATGTTATGGCGGTGATGTAAGCCGTAAGAAAAAACTGTTGAAGAAACAGAAAGAAGGTAAAAAGCGCATGAAGCAAATCGGTAATGTTGAATTACCTCAGGAAGCATTCCTGGCTATTTTACACGTTGGTAAAGATTAATCCGATATTTTGATGAAGTGCGATAATAACGATAAATTATAAGTGAAAGTGCTTTGGCGCTTTCACTTTCGTCTTTTTAAACTAAGGGAAGTTTATGGCGAATACATTTTCACTGATTTTAGTTTTGGTCACTATAGTTACCGGTATTATCTGGGCGCTTGAAAAGTGGGTTTGGGCTAAGAAACGTCAGCTAAAATTTGCTGAGCTCCAGGCTCAGACAAATGACCTGGATACCTCTCTGGAAGATAAAGTTTTGCCTCAGCCCTGGTGGGTTGAAAACAGTGTTTCAATTTTTCCGGTGATTGCATTGGTCTTAGTGATCCGGTCGTTTATTTTTGAGCCGTTTCAGATTCCATCAGGCTCAATGAAGCCAACCTTGCTGGTCGGGGATTTTATTCTGGTTGAAAAGTTTGCTTATGGGCTGAAAGATCCGGTCATGCATTCAACAATTGTTAAAACCGGAAAGCCTGAGCGTGGTGATATTGCGGTTTTCCGCTATCCGCCGAACCCTTCTGTTGATTATATCAAGCGGGTTGTTGGATTACCGGGTGATATCGTCCGTTACAGTAATGAGAAGCAGTTGTGTATTCAGCCTCGTAATGAATCAGTCTGTAAGCCTGTGCCGTTGTCTGATGTACAGAAAAGTAATCTGGGTGTTAATGGCATGCCATTACTTCAGCTCAGTGAAAAGCTGGGTGATGTTGATCACCATATTTTGATTAATCCATGGCGGCCCGTTCATCCTCAGGATTATCAGCCCCGTCCGGGTGTCAGTGAGTGGATTGTTCCTGAAGGTCATTATTTCATGATGGGTGATAACCGGGACAATAGTGCAGACAGCCGCTATTGGGGGTTTGTGCCTGAGCGCAATCTGGTCGGAAAAGCTGTTGCTATCTGGATTAGTTTTGA carries:
- a CDS encoding SoxR reducing system RseC family protein, which gives rise to MMTALATVSDVHPSKNGYEVKLRCEQQTSCSHCASSSSCGTGVVSKAVGNKSLSWSLETQQKLEPGQMVEIGLPEKSLLQSALIVYLFPLLMLITGTFAGEFIVSPFFHHSEPSVILTSVGFIVSGVFLSRLMSKRLEARTLNEVTLLRVLGESIL
- a CDS encoding sigma-E factor negative regulatory protein, producing MADKEKISALMDGELIDKALINELSGDQDGLKVWRNYHVIGDVMRGDSLHSEWDIAEQVSVALEKEPVHYQFDKTEKTEHLDITFAESQPSPAQARKQLPAWLGQLGQVAIAACVSLAVVVGVQQYGGSDTSNIAGHEQQPPVLQTIPLAGTAEPVSLTRESVQKHESEKRYQTETNVQEQRRRINAMLQDYELQLKLNSENSNHSSGH
- the rpoE gene encoding RNA polymerase sigma factor RpoE, producing MHEQLTDQVLIERIQNGDKQAFNLLVTKYQNKVCNLIARYVNNSGDVADVAQETFIKAYRAIPSFRGESAFYTWLYRIAVNTAKNYIVAQSRRPPANDIDAEDAEYYENDNILKEISNPENITLSKELKRAVFAAIDALPEDLKTAMTLRELDGLSYEEIAAVMDCPVGTVRSRIFRAREAVEKRISSLL
- the lepA gene encoding translation elongation factor 4, producing the protein MKHIRNFSIIAHIDHGKSTLSDRLIQVCGGLSDREMAEQVLDSMDLERERGITIKAQSVTLNYKAKDGETYQLNFIDTPGHVDFSYEVSRSLAACEGALLVVDAGQGVEAQTLANCYTAIEMDLEVVPILNKIDLPAAEPERVAEEIEDIVGIDAIDAVKCSAKTGVGVEDVLEKIVSDIPPPEGDENSTLQALIIDSWFDNYLGVVSLVRIKNGVLKKNDKIKVMSTGQIWGVDRLGIFTPKQEDTTALKTGEVGWVVCGIKDILGAPVGDTLTLAKNGCETALPGFQKVKPQVYAGLFPVSSDDYENFRDALGKLSLNDASLFYEPETSAALGFGFRCGFLGMLHMEIIQERLEREYDLDLITTAPTVVYEVENTDGSTIYVDSPAKLPAVNDIHEIREPISRCNILVPSDYLGNVITLCVEKRGVQVDMVYHGNQVALTYDIPMAEVVLDFFDRLKSTSRGYASLDYSFQRFEASDMVRVDVMLNGDRVDALAIITHKEQAQSRGRLLVEKMKEFIPRQMFDIAIQAAIGNHIIARSTVKQLRKNVLAKCYGGDVSRKKKLLKKQKEGKKRMKQIGNVELPQEAFLAILHVGKD
- the lepB gene encoding signal peptidase I; its protein translation is MANTFSLILVLVTIVTGIIWALEKWVWAKKRQLKFAELQAQTNDLDTSLEDKVLPQPWWVENSVSIFPVIALVLVIRSFIFEPFQIPSGSMKPTLLVGDFILVEKFAYGLKDPVMHSTIVKTGKPERGDIAVFRYPPNPSVDYIKRVVGLPGDIVRYSNEKQLCIQPRNESVCKPVPLSDVQKSNLGVNGMPLLQLSEKLGDVDHHILINPWRPVHPQDYQPRPGVSEWIVPEGHYFMMGDNRDNSADSRYWGFVPERNLVGKAVAIWISFEFNRDADSSLPSWIPTNVRFNRVGRIH
- the rseB gene encoding sigma-E factor regulatory protein RseB, whose protein sequence is MKKFLVSVVALFSLSTSMAFADDLSAEALLLQMNRASQELNYELSYILIKKNGIEPLLYRHAVSESESLAHLIYLSGPVREVIRRGSEVSYIEPGIEPFTIESGQMVAPVIPLLNSNIQHLSHFYDYVKIGRGREAGTSCLVVRVVPKDGLRYSYVLWVDERSHLPLRADLVDRDGEILEQYRTISYSVSDKLIAVMNNLKKVQLPGVLSLPENKMKKSFWQVTWVPAGFVAKELNRYRMAVTKKVVESQLFSDGLFSFSVYISDKDNYSLKNQLIRQGRRTLHSLVIGHNEISVIGDIPPETAKRIAKSVAFQKTGVKSP